One genomic window of Candidatus Binatia bacterium includes the following:
- a CDS encoding rubrerythrin family protein, translating to MAKGVKGSKTHENLKAAFAGESQANRRYLYFARRADIEGYPDIGGLFRDTSEAETGHAFGHLDFLKEAGDPATGLPIGDTEKNLKSAIEGETYEYTEMYPGFAKTAREEGFEEVAEWFETLARAEKSHAARFTKGVDSLKA from the coding sequence ATGGCTAAGGGCGTGAAGGGTTCGAAGACCCACGAGAACTTGAAGGCGGCTTTCGCCGGCGAATCGCAAGCCAATCGGCGGTATCTTTACTTTGCTCGCCGGGCGGACATCGAGGGCTACCCTGACATTGGCGGGCTCTTCCGCGACACCTCGGAAGCGGAGACCGGCCATGCCTTCGGACATCTCGACTTTCTCAAGGAAGCCGGCGATCCGGCGACCGGATTGCCGATCGGGGATACGGAAAAGAACCTCAAGTCGGCCATCGAGGGGGAAACATACGAATACACCGAGATGTATCCCGGTTTCGCGAAGACCGCCCGCGAGGAGGGCTTCGAGGAAGTCGCGGAATGGTTCGAGACGCTGGCGCGAGCCGAGAAGTCGCACGCCGCCCGGTTCACCAAGGGTGTGGATAGCCTGAAGGCTTGA
- a CDS encoding DUF3501 family protein produces MHKVSLDEVMGLERYELVRPAFIGRIIALKKQRRVPVGDRITFVFENHDTALFQIQEMMRTERIVDIDKVRQEVETYNELVPDAGQLSATMLIEITEKGSIREALVSLLGIDRCVRLEIGADLVVAAEFEGGRSKEDNLSAVQYLRFNLGAAARLAFLDVCVPVRLAIDHPRYRHATSIEGAVRAQLVRDLEAS; encoded by the coding sequence ATGCATAAGGTCAGTCTCGACGAGGTCATGGGGCTCGAACGGTACGAGCTGGTGCGTCCGGCTTTCATCGGGCGCATTATCGCCCTGAAGAAACAGCGTCGGGTGCCCGTGGGTGACCGCATCACTTTTGTGTTCGAGAATCACGATACCGCCCTGTTCCAGATCCAGGAGATGATGCGGACCGAGCGCATCGTCGACATCGACAAGGTGCGACAGGAAGTGGAGACCTACAACGAGCTCGTCCCCGACGCCGGGCAGCTCAGCGCGACCATGCTGATCGAGATCACCGAGAAGGGAAGTATCCGCGAGGCACTGGTCAGCCTTCTCGGTATCGACCGCTGTGTGCGTCTGGAGATCGGCGCGGACCTGGTGGTGGCGGCCGAGTTCGAGGGCGGCCGCAGCAAGGAAGACAATCTTAGCGCGGTGCAGTACTTGCGGTTCAACCTCGGCGCGGCGGCGCGGTTGGCGTTTCTCGATGTTTGCGTGCCGGTACGGTTGGCGATCGACCATCCGCGTTACCGCCACGCAACGTCTATCGAGGGTGCCGTGCGGGCGCAGCTTGTTCGGGATCTGGAGGCCTCGTGA
- a CDS encoding transcriptional repressor, which produces MKSRRTPQLDAVFEIVRAASDHPTADTVYARVRRVMPAVSLGTVYRNLQKLAAERRVRALHMRDRVTRYDGMVADHDHFCCERCGVVHDIDPARSGRRRAPGPLGPGYVVHTEVVTVYGLCPGCGARVAAVTV; this is translated from the coding sequence GTGAAATCGCGCCGTACGCCGCAGCTCGATGCCGTGTTCGAGATCGTCCGTGCCGCTAGCGATCATCCGACGGCAGATACGGTGTACGCTCGAGTGCGGAGGGTGATGCCTGCGGTCAGCCTGGGCACCGTGTATCGCAACCTGCAGAAGCTAGCGGCTGAGAGGCGGGTGCGCGCGTTGCACATGCGGGATAGGGTGACTCGGTACGATGGCATGGTCGCCGATCACGACCACTTCTGCTGCGAGCGCTGTGGAGTGGTGCACGACATCGACCCTGCCCGGTCCGGCCGTCGGCGTGCTCCCGGGCCGCTTGGCCCCGGCTATGTGGTGCATACCGAGGTGGTTACGGTGTACGGTCTCTGTCCCGGCTGCGGGGCGCGCGTGGCGGCGGTCACAGTATGA
- a CDS encoding LON peptidase substrate-binding domain-containing protein codes for MELPSVIPIFPLPSVVLFPGVPLPLHIFEPRYRDMVRDAAAGHEIIGMTMLRGDWQKDYDGNPEVFGTGCAGKLVNVEALPDGRYNIVLLGLREFEIRRDVFERTYRQAEVAWRAVGRGALAEADRARLIDLLSRFLREEPQSPAHRLLRDPSLTDDLLVNFFAYALDIDPLEKQGLLQAGTLIERGRRLAENIEFHIEAARLAPVRRSGPDRCH; via the coding sequence ATGGAGCTGCCGTCCGTCATACCGATCTTTCCATTGCCAAGCGTGGTGCTGTTCCCGGGTGTGCCGTTGCCCCTGCACATATTCGAGCCGCGCTATCGGGATATGGTGCGAGACGCTGCCGCGGGCCACGAAATCATCGGCATGACCATGCTGCGCGGGGACTGGCAGAAGGACTACGACGGCAACCCGGAGGTTTTCGGCACCGGCTGCGCGGGTAAGCTGGTGAACGTCGAGGCGCTGCCGGATGGGCGGTACAACATCGTCCTGCTCGGGCTGCGGGAGTTCGAGATTCGCCGCGACGTCTTCGAACGGACGTATCGGCAGGCGGAGGTTGCCTGGCGGGCCGTGGGTCGTGGGGCACTGGCCGAGGCGGACCGCGCGCGCTTGATCGACCTGCTCAGTCGCTTCCTGCGCGAGGAACCGCAGAGCCCCGCGCACCGCCTCTTGCGGGATCCCTCGCTGACGGACGACCTGCTGGTCAATTTCTTCGCCTATGCTCTGGACATCGACCCGCTCGAGAAGCAGGGGCTTTTGCAAGCTGGCACCCTGATCGAGCGAGGCCGCCGCCTTGCCGAGAATATCGAGTTCCATATCGAGGCGGCACGTCTCGCGCCGGTACGGCGCTCCGGTCCCGACCGGTGCCATTGA
- the moeB gene encoding molybdopterin-synthase adenylyltransferase MoeB, with protein sequence MAKTFQDMLDAARRDVPEWSIEQVREALANGGGYVILDVREREEYREGHLDGALSLPRGFLEMRADQILTDKSVPIIAYCAAGVRSLLAARVLKEMGYGNVVSMTGGYAAWKNAGYPWKQDRQFSAEQLTRYSRHFLLPEVGEAGQAKLLDARILLVGAGGLGSPTAFYLAAAGIGTIGIVDHDIVDMSNLQRQILHTAERVGMPKVDSAREALQALNPDVNVVGYRERLDSHNIMRIIADYDIVVDGCDNFPTRYLVNDACVLAGKPNVHGSIFQFEGQASVFYPGKGPCYRCLFPEPPPPGAAPSCAEAGVLGVLPGLVGCVQALETVKLVLGAGRPLIGRMVYFDTLSMEVRIHKLRKDPDCPICGDRPTITGLIDYEEFCGLRAAGGSS encoded by the coding sequence ATGGCCAAGACATTTCAAGACATGCTGGATGCGGCCCGCCGCGACGTACCCGAATGGAGCATCGAGCAGGTGAGAGAGGCGCTCGCCAACGGTGGCGGCTACGTGATCCTCGACGTGCGTGAGAGAGAGGAGTACCGCGAGGGGCATCTCGATGGTGCGTTGTCGTTGCCGCGTGGCTTTCTGGAAATGCGAGCCGACCAGATCCTTACCGACAAGTCGGTGCCGATCATAGCGTATTGCGCGGCCGGTGTACGCTCGCTGCTGGCCGCGCGCGTACTCAAGGAGATGGGGTACGGCAACGTCGTCTCGATGACTGGCGGGTACGCGGCCTGGAAGAACGCGGGCTATCCGTGGAAGCAGGATCGCCAGTTCTCGGCCGAGCAGCTCACCCGCTACAGCCGCCACTTCCTGCTTCCCGAAGTTGGCGAGGCAGGCCAGGCGAAGCTGCTCGATGCGCGGATTCTGCTCGTGGGCGCGGGCGGCCTCGGGTCGCCGACCGCGTTCTACCTCGCCGCGGCGGGGATCGGGACGATCGGTATCGTGGATCACGACATTGTCGACATGAGCAACTTGCAGAGGCAGATCCTGCACACTGCCGAGCGTGTCGGCATGCCGAAGGTCGATTCGGCGCGCGAAGCGCTGCAGGCGCTCAACCCTGACGTCAACGTCGTCGGATATCGCGAGCGGCTCGACTCCCACAACATCATGCGGATCATTGCCGACTACGACATAGTCGTCGACGGTTGCGACAACTTTCCCACCCGCTATCTCGTCAACGACGCGTGCGTGCTGGCGGGTAAGCCAAACGTGCACGGAAGCATTTTCCAGTTCGAGGGGCAGGCGTCGGTGTTCTATCCCGGCAAGGGGCCCTGCTATCGCTGCCTGTTCCCGGAACCGCCGCCTCCGGGCGCCGCGCCGAGCTGTGCCGAGGCGGGTGTTCTCGGCGTGTTGCCTGGACTGGTGGGTTGTGTGCAGGCCCTCGAGACGGTCAAACTCGTGCTCGGTGCCGGCCGGCCGCTGATTGGCCGCATGGTGTACTTCGACACGCTGAGCATGGAAGTGCGCATTCACAAACTGCGCAAGGACCCCGACTGCCCTATTTGCGGTGACCGTCCGACGATCACCGGGCTAATTGACTACGAGGAGTTTTGCGGCTTGAGAGCGGCAGGCGGCTCGTCGTGA
- a CDS encoding MFS transporter, with the protein MSADGAAATGESAGTGRRRLEPWRRNLYLLWGILFAAFIGLSLILPFVPLYVRTLGVTDSGEVVRWSGLLLSGPFMVSFLVTPLWGALGDRYGQKMMVVRALAGSAVAYLGMALAMSVAGLFVWRLALGAVSGFLAAGMALVSVTAPDEERGYALGLMQSVIPAAGLVGPVFGGVLADLIGYRAIFGLVAAVCLLGGVLAALFLTEPRSSVHVGQRVSVGRNLQTAWRHHGLRGALLAIVVSQSLTTTLQPIFVLLVEDLGVEAKLLSTSTGALFAATGLTALVAGPWWGRRGDRIGYGRAVRVALVGAALAMAAQGATTHVWQLAGLRLVYGAFVAGILPALFGFVTAVSPPEHRGGVMGLCSSATMLGNLLGPLAGGYVASQTGVRSVFVVSAVLLLGVTLLARARQSAPAASRPPGGHA; encoded by the coding sequence GTGAGTGCCGATGGTGCTGCCGCCACCGGCGAGTCGGCGGGAACCGGCCGCCGGCGGCTGGAACCGTGGCGGCGCAATCTGTACCTGCTGTGGGGGATCCTGTTCGCCGCATTTATCGGTCTGTCGCTCATCCTGCCCTTCGTGCCGCTGTATGTGCGTACGCTCGGGGTCACTGATTCCGGGGAGGTCGTGAGATGGAGCGGGTTGTTGTTGTCCGGCCCGTTCATGGTGTCGTTTCTGGTGACGCCGCTGTGGGGTGCGCTCGGAGACCGTTACGGCCAGAAGATGATGGTGGTGCGCGCCCTGGCGGGCAGCGCGGTGGCGTATCTCGGTATGGCGCTGGCCATGTCGGTGGCCGGTTTGTTCGTGTGGCGGCTGGCGCTCGGGGCGGTGTCGGGGTTTTTGGCCGCCGGAATGGCGCTCGTATCGGTGACGGCTCCGGACGAAGAACGAGGCTATGCGCTCGGTCTGATGCAATCGGTGATCCCGGCGGCTGGTCTGGTGGGGCCGGTTTTCGGCGGCGTCCTTGCCGATTTGATCGGCTACCGGGCCATCTTCGGGTTGGTGGCCGCGGTGTGTCTGCTTGGCGGCGTCCTGGCCGCGCTGTTTCTAACTGAACCGCGCAGCAGCGTGCACGTCGGCCAGCGGGTTAGCGTGGGGCGGAACCTGCAAACGGCGTGGCGGCACCACGGTTTGCGCGGGGCGTTGCTCGCGATCGTCGTGTCGCAGAGCCTGACGACGACGTTGCAACCGATCTTTGTGTTACTGGTGGAGGACCTCGGCGTTGAGGCGAAGCTATTGTCGACTTCCACCGGCGCGCTGTTCGCCGCCACCGGCCTGACCGCCCTTGTCGCAGGGCCGTGGTGGGGCCGGCGCGGCGACCGGATCGGTTACGGCCGCGCGGTGAGGGTGGCGCTCGTGGGGGCCGCACTGGCGATGGCGGCGCAGGGTGCGACCACTCACGTCTGGCAACTGGCGGGCTTGCGGCTGGTTTACGGGGCCTTCGTCGCCGGCATCTTGCCGGCCTTGTTCGGATTCGTGACCGCCGTTAGTCCGCCCGAGCACCGGGGCGGGGTGATGGGGCTCTGTTCGAGCGCGACGATGCTGGGCAATCTGCTCGGACCACTGGCGGGCGGTTACGTCGCGTCGCAGACCGGTGTGCGCAGCGTGTTTGTCGTATCGGCGGTGCTGTTGTTGGGCGTGACGCTGCTGGCGAGGGCGCGGCAGAGCGCGCCTGCAGCCAGTCGCCCGCCGGGAGGGCATGCCTGA
- a CDS encoding DUF2878 family protein produces the protein MSRWLNFVMFYAGWFACVGGAARGQLWLGPAVVAVFLLVHLAGTAKLTQEARLILVAGLFGFAIDTLQASSGLYSFAGTSVKPWLSPPWMVALWMLFATTLNSSMSWLGGRYGLAAGLGAAFGPASYVAGARLGAIELSENSLVSVIGIAIVWAIAMPALLLMRHALCRPRGMVAARRARVPVHGAAGGVMSAMLIAALVAPAGAATEIEGVRFAPQVRAADVNMQLSCVGLLRYKRFIKAYVAALYVDERTAPEEVLRDIPKRLELSYFWGIGAADFGKAGDQILAQNVDAETLAKLRPRLDTINSWYRDVKPGDRYSLTYVPGVGTELALNGDPIGVVEGADFAAAYFRIWLGDRPIDASLRDQLLGCSDSRASS, from the coding sequence ATGAGTCGCTGGCTGAATTTCGTCATGTTCTACGCGGGGTGGTTCGCTTGTGTCGGTGGCGCGGCACGAGGGCAATTGTGGCTCGGTCCGGCAGTGGTGGCAGTGTTCCTGCTGGTGCATTTGGCGGGCACTGCGAAGCTGACACAGGAGGCGAGGCTCATCCTGGTGGCGGGGCTGTTCGGCTTCGCGATCGATACGCTGCAAGCGTCTTCGGGTCTTTACTCTTTTGCGGGCACCAGTGTGAAACCGTGGCTGTCCCCGCCCTGGATGGTGGCGCTCTGGATGCTGTTTGCGACTACCCTGAACAGCTCGATGTCGTGGCTGGGCGGCCGCTATGGTCTGGCCGCCGGGCTTGGTGCGGCCTTTGGTCCGGCCAGCTATGTGGCGGGCGCCCGGCTTGGGGCGATTGAACTGTCGGAGAATTCCCTGGTAAGCGTTATTGGAATCGCCATAGTATGGGCAATCGCGATGCCGGCACTGCTTCTCATGCGCCATGCGCTGTGTAGGCCGCGCGGCATGGTTGCCGCGAGACGCGCACGGGTTCCCGTGCACGGTGCCGCCGGCGGCGTGATGAGCGCGATGCTCATCGCGGCACTGGTGGCGCCGGCCGGGGCTGCAACGGAAATCGAAGGGGTGCGCTTCGCTCCGCAGGTGCGCGCGGCGGACGTGAACATGCAACTCAGTTGTGTGGGGCTCCTGCGATATAAGCGGTTCATCAAAGCATACGTCGCCGCGCTGTACGTGGACGAACGGACTGCTCCCGAGGAGGTCCTCAGGGACATCCCGAAACGCCTCGAGTTGAGCTACTTCTGGGGTATCGGCGCCGCGGATTTCGGCAAGGCCGGCGACCAGATTCTCGCGCAGAACGTGGATGCGGAAACGCTGGCCAAGCTGCGGCCGCGTCTCGACACCATAAATAGCTGGTACCGTGACGTCAAGCCCGGCGACCGTTACTCGCTCACCTACGTTCCCGGAGTCGGGACCGAACTGGCGCTGAACGGCGATCCGATCGGTGTAGTGGAAGGTGCGGACTTCGCGGCCGCATACTTCCGCATCTGGCTGGGCGATCGCCCTATCGACGCCAGTCTGCGCGATCAATTGCTCGGTTGCAGTGACTCACGAGCAAGTAGCTGA
- a CDS encoding lipocalin family protein, with translation MKLNLGILAAVLGSMVVASCATARRPPIRTVPYVDLPRFMGDWYVIANIPTFVETDAFNAVESYRLDDDGTIATTFTYRKGAFDGEIKRYRPQGFVLDRQSNAVWGMQFVWPFKGDFRIVYLNDDYTQTVIGREKRDYVWIMARQPTIPEADYRRILEFLAREGYETAEIRMVPQRWDSAATAAGR, from the coding sequence ATGAAACTAAACCTTGGTATCTTGGCCGCAGTGCTCGGCAGCATGGTAGTGGCAAGTTGTGCGACCGCGCGACGTCCGCCAATTCGCACGGTGCCTTACGTCGACCTCCCACGTTTCATGGGCGACTGGTACGTGATCGCCAACATACCCACCTTCGTGGAGACGGACGCCTTTAACGCGGTAGAGTCTTATCGGCTCGACGACGACGGTACGATTGCGACGACGTTCACTTACCGCAAGGGCGCTTTCGACGGGGAAATCAAACGCTATCGTCCGCAAGGGTTCGTGCTGGATCGGCAGAGCAATGCGGTGTGGGGGATGCAGTTTGTCTGGCCGTTCAAGGGCGACTTCCGCATTGTCTATCTGAACGACGACTATACCCAGACCGTCATCGGAAGAGAGAAGCGCGACTACGTGTGGATAATGGCACGGCAGCCGACTATTCCAGAGGCAGACTACCGGCGTATTCTGGAGTTCCTCGCGCGCGAAGGGTACGAAACGGCCGAGATTCGCATGGTCCCGCAGCGCTGGGATAGCGCCGCAACGGCGGCAGGCCGATGA
- a CDS encoding lysophospholipid acyltransferase family protein: protein MTTPLTVAESWRARWTRRAVTVPLYLGLACMSVALLPLTLLLALLIDAARRNRHLVTLRCVLGLTLYLVCEAVGIAASFLVWVADRLWPGGGIDRSEAWNLRLQHLWASTLLGGATRLFGMRLVVTGREVVRRGPLFLLSRHASTLDTLLPAVFVSHPYKMRLGHVMKRELLWDPCLDIVGQRTRNAFIRRGSGNREREVALLRGLAAAAVERDGVLLFPEGTRFTPAKRERALAHLASTQQSARWASAQRLQHVLPPHRAGVLALLETRPDIDVVFLAHAGFEGTANLNDIWSGKLIGRTVTLCFWRVPAADIPRTTEGRTEWLDSQWGAVDAWVTAHAKPQPSAIGTPTRADSLAPASADTGCDDRT, encoded by the coding sequence ATGACCACCCCGTTGACGGTTGCAGAGAGTTGGAGGGCACGGTGGACCCGGCGCGCGGTCACGGTGCCGTTGTATCTCGGTTTGGCGTGCATGAGCGTGGCGTTGCTGCCGCTGACGTTGCTTCTCGCCCTGCTGATCGACGCCGCCAGACGGAATCGTCACCTGGTTACCCTGCGCTGCGTGCTGGGATTGACGCTCTATCTCGTTTGCGAGGCTGTCGGCATCGCGGCGAGCTTCCTGGTATGGGTGGCGGACCGCCTCTGGCCCGGCGGCGGTATCGATCGCAGCGAAGCTTGGAACCTGCGCTTACAACACCTGTGGGCGAGTACGCTGCTGGGAGGTGCGACCCGCCTGTTCGGCATGCGCCTGGTCGTCACCGGCCGCGAGGTGGTGCGCCGCGGACCGCTGTTCTTGTTGAGCCGGCACGCCAGCACGCTCGATACACTGCTGCCCGCGGTGTTCGTGTCGCACCCTTACAAGATGCGGCTGGGGCACGTGATGAAGCGAGAGCTGTTGTGGGATCCGTGTCTCGATATTGTCGGACAACGCACTCGCAACGCCTTCATCCGGCGCGGCTCCGGTAATCGCGAGAGGGAGGTGGCACTGCTGCGCGGACTCGCGGCGGCAGCGGTCGAGCGCGACGGGGTATTGCTCTTTCCGGAGGGGACCCGCTTTACGCCGGCGAAGCGCGAGCGTGCACTGGCCCATCTGGCCAGTACGCAGCAGTCTGCGCGGTGGGCAAGTGCGCAACGTCTACAGCACGTTCTGCCGCCTCACCGCGCGGGCGTGCTGGCGCTCCTGGAAACCCGTCCGGACATCGACGTCGTGTTCCTCGCGCATGCCGGTTTCGAGGGCACCGCCAATCTGAACGATATTTGGAGTGGAAAGCTGATTGGTCGCACTGTGACGCTGTGTTTCTGGCGCGTGCCCGCTGCGGACATCCCGCGCACTACGGAGGGCCGCACCGAGTGGCTCGACAGTCAGTGGGGGGCGGTCGATGCCTGGGTGACGGCCCACGCCAAACCGCAACCGTCTGCGATCGGAACCCCAACGCGTGCCGATTCTCTTGCCCCGGCGTCGGCCGATACGGGGTGTGATGACAGGACTTGA
- a CDS encoding MerR family transcriptional regulator gives MAREAAGPANRVAVHDAFPLRTVAAMTGLTPDIIRAWEKRYAVVSPVRGARGARLYSADDIAHLRLLARVVRAGRAIGDVAVLSRGEIERLAVPPTSGEHGVEARATPLPRDEFVDRVMERLERFDHAAVARLLGDAVVGLGMRRFVYEVVLPLVRRVGICWADGTTSIAQEHLLTGMLRNLLAGLIQGRAVHGTPIVLATPAGERHEIGLLLVALLAQDAGLNVVYLGADLPAVDVVTAVKRVRARVLGLSLITPENRARAIGEIAQIQAALPDRVELWLGGADAPAVAAGVKPGRGLVLDCLATTETEMTRVALAPPAMAGPREEEP, from the coding sequence GTGGCGCGGGAAGCTGCCGGGCCGGCGAATCGCGTTGCGGTCCACGATGCCTTTCCGTTGCGGACGGTGGCGGCGATGACGGGACTGACTCCGGACATCATTCGCGCCTGGGAGAAGCGTTACGCGGTGGTGAGTCCGGTTCGTGGGGCGCGCGGTGCGCGCCTTTATTCCGCCGACGACATCGCACACCTGCGGCTGCTCGCCCGCGTGGTGCGCGCCGGCCGGGCGATCGGCGATGTCGCCGTGTTGAGCCGTGGCGAGATCGAAAGGTTGGCAGTGCCTCCGACGAGCGGCGAGCATGGCGTGGAGGCCCGGGCGACGCCCCTGCCGAGAGATGAGTTCGTCGACCGGGTGATGGAGCGGCTGGAGCGCTTCGACCACGCCGCTGTGGCCCGCTTGCTCGGCGATGCGGTTGTCGGTCTGGGCATGCGGCGCTTCGTCTACGAGGTTGTGCTGCCGTTGGTCCGCAGGGTCGGTATCTGTTGGGCCGACGGCACGACTTCGATCGCACAGGAGCACCTGCTCACCGGTATGTTGCGTAACCTCCTTGCCGGCTTGATTCAGGGCCGAGCGGTCCATGGCACCCCGATCGTACTGGCCACGCCGGCCGGCGAACGACATGAGATCGGTTTGCTGTTGGTGGCTTTGCTGGCGCAGGACGCGGGATTGAACGTGGTTTATCTGGGCGCCGATCTGCCGGCGGTGGACGTTGTGACCGCTGTGAAACGTGTGCGCGCGCGCGTGCTGGGGCTCAGTCTGATAACGCCCGAGAACCGTGCCCGCGCGATCGGGGAGATCGCCCAAATTCAGGCGGCATTGCCGGATCGAGTCGAACTATGGTTGGGCGGTGCTGACGCTCCCGCGGTAGCTGCGGGAGTCAAGCCCGGTCGTGGCCTGGTGCTGGACTGCCTGGCGACGACGGAAACCGAGATGACACGCGTTGCGCTGGCGCCGCCCGCCATGGCGGGGCCGAGGGAGGAAGAACCGTGA